The following coding sequences are from one Enterococcus sp. 4G2_DIV0659 window:
- a CDS encoding winged helix-turn-helix domain-containing protein, with the protein MYKVGWIKMSATNSIENFDMEKLKPISFVQFLGFPDKNARKELDALIIDGSGYSPTKELMIIQWLLQETLPMVWIYMKEAESSIVDMYASIGVNGILTTNYSFESIGKFIRNTLQKKQVVQSKNLDKKQMNNSKVDLNKKNISIIVNGREIFLTTREFNMLYFLRSHANQTVSYRELFQKVWPNEVYQREVSNYRIANIISKVRKKIEIDSSKPKLIKTTRSIGYVFKE; encoded by the coding sequence ATGTATAAAGTTGGCTGGATTAAAATGTCAGCAACAAACTCTATTGAAAATTTTGATATGGAAAAGTTAAAACCTATTTCATTTGTTCAATTTTTGGGGTTCCCAGATAAAAATGCTAGAAAAGAGTTAGATGCATTAATTATTGATGGGTCAGGCTATTCCCCGACCAAAGAGCTAATGATTATTCAATGGTTATTGCAAGAAACACTACCAATGGTATGGATTTATATGAAAGAAGCAGAATCCTCTATAGTTGATATGTATGCCTCTATAGGAGTGAACGGAATTTTGACGACCAATTATTCTTTTGAAAGTATAGGGAAATTTATAAGAAATACACTTCAAAAAAAGCAGGTTGTTCAATCAAAAAATCTTGATAAAAAACAAATGAATAATTCAAAGGTAGATTTAAATAAAAAAAATATTTCTATAATAGTAAATGGAAGGGAAATTTTTTTAACAACCCGTGAATTCAATATGCTCTATTTTCTTAGAAGTCATGCTAATCAGACAGTTAGTTACAGAGAATTATTTCAAAAGGTATGGCCTAATGAAGTATATCAAAGAGAAGTTTCAAACTATAGAATCGCTAATATAATTTCAAAGGTGCGAAAAAAAATTGAAATAGACTCAAGCAAACCGAAACTTATTAAAACAACACGTTCAATTGGTTATGTGTTTAAAGAATAG